In the genome of Raphanus sativus cultivar WK10039 chromosome 4, ASM80110v3, whole genome shotgun sequence, one region contains:
- the LOC130511007 gene encoding protein JINGUBANG-like, whose product MVRSIQEGVLMTSPSSSSTTTTNGTDSDDSLSRSSSSKSFILTTLPPLITAAYKPLTVLSAHVGSVSSLALCGEFLLSASQGKDIIVWQQPDLKIFAKFGQGDGSVKALVSVGSKVFTAHQDSRIRVWKVSRRSSENAFRLVDTLPTTKDYLGKFMKQSNYVQTRRNHKRLWIEHADSISCLAVHAGIIYSGSWDKTLKVWRLSDLKCLESIKAHDDAINGLFAGEGRVYSASADGKIKIWGKEKKKQTDSSFSSHSSSSCSHVLKATLEGRAEVSVNSVVVSGDGKWVYGGGSDGFVMGWEKREKGGDFEEWKLGFEMRGHKMAVLCMCLVGEMVCSGSADKSIGLWKREESGKLCKFGVIHGHEGPVKCLQASPNNVGAGFMLYSGGLDKSIRVWWVPKQDTLEEEEGKKKTSFETLLMQQG is encoded by the coding sequence ATGGTGAGATCAATTCAAGAAGGAGTCTTGATGACGTCTCCATCTTCCTCCTCAACAACCACAACCAACGGAACCGACTCAGACGATTCCCTGAGCCGATCCTCCTCCTCAAAAAGCTTCATCCTCACCACTCTCCCTCCCCTTATCACCGCCGCGTACAAGCCACTCACCGTCCTCTCCGCTCACGTCGGCTCTGTTTCCTCACTGGCCCTCTGCGGAGAGTTCTTGCTCAGTGCATCTCAGGGGAAAGACATCATCGTCTGGCAACAGCCGGATCTCAAGATCTTCGCGAAGTTCGGACAAGGAGACGGGTCCGTGAAGGCTTTGGTCAGCGTGGGAAGCAAAGTGTTCACCGCTCATCAAGACAGCAGAATCAGAGTCTGGAAAGTCTCTCGTAGAAGCTCCGAGAACGCTTTCCGCCTTGTCGACACCCTGCCCACGACTAAAGATTACTTGGGGAAGTTTATGAAACAGAGTAACTACGTTCAGACAAGGAGGAACCATAAGCGTCTCTGGATCGAACACGCGGACAGCATCTCTTGCCTTGCGGTCCACGCTGGAATAATCTACTCAGGGTCGTGGGACAAGACTCTCAAAGTTTGGAGATTGTCGGATCTTAAGTGTCTTGAGTCGATCAAGGCGCATGACGATGCCATTAACGGTCTTTTCGCCGGAGAAGGTAGAGTGTACTCGGCGTCTGCGGACGGGAAGATCAAGATTTGggggaaagagaagaaaaagcaGACGGACTCGTCTTTTTcttctcattcttcttcttcttgttcacaCGTTCTGAAGGCTACACTGGAGGGTCGTGCGGAGGTTTCGGTGAACTCGGTGGTGGTTTCCGGCGACGGGAAGTGGGTATACGGAGGAGGGTCAGATGGGTTTGTGATGGGAtgggagaagagagagaaaggaggAGACTTTGAGGAGTGGAAGTTAGGGTTTGAGATGAGAGGACATAAGATGGCGGTTCTGTGTATGTGTTTGGTTGGGGAAATGGTGTGTAGCGGATCGGCTGATAAGAGCATTGGACTgtggaagagagaagagagtggTAAGCTCTGTAAATTTGGAGTCATACATGGACATGAAGGTCCGGTGAAATGCTTGCAAGCTTCTCCCAACAATGTGGGTGCTGGATTCATGCTTTACAGTGGAGGTCTTGACAAGAGCATTAGGGTTTGGTGGGTGCCAAAACAAGACAccttagaagaagaagaagggaagaagaaaacaagtttTGAAACGTTGTTGATGCAGCAGGGATGA